From the Kitasatospora viridis genome, one window contains:
- the prcA gene encoding proteasome subunit alpha, with amino-acid sequence MSTPFYVSPQQAMADRAEYARKGIARGRSVVVLTYADGIAFVAENTSRALHKVSEIYDKIAFAAVGRYNEFENLRIGGVRYADLRGYSYDRADVTARGLANVYAQTLGTIFSSVGEKPYEVELIVAEVGRSAEDDQIYRLTPDGSVVDEKNSVVVGGNADSIGTYLSQRHRVGMSLAEALKVAVESLARDPNGGTPRTLTPDQLEVAVLDRARPQQRKFKRILGAQLGRLLDGEEEAAEDSDGAEGAAGAAGPEETAGEA; translated from the coding sequence GTGTCCACACCGTTCTACGTCTCGCCCCAGCAGGCCATGGCGGACCGCGCGGAGTACGCCCGCAAGGGCATCGCGCGCGGCCGCAGCGTGGTCGTGCTCACCTACGCCGACGGCATCGCCTTCGTGGCCGAGAACACCTCGCGGGCGCTGCACAAGGTGTCCGAGATCTACGACAAGATCGCCTTCGCGGCGGTCGGCCGGTACAACGAGTTCGAGAACCTGCGGATCGGCGGGGTGCGCTACGCCGACCTGCGCGGCTACTCCTACGACCGGGCCGACGTGACCGCCCGGGGCCTGGCCAACGTGTACGCCCAGACGCTGGGCACCATCTTCTCCTCGGTCGGCGAGAAGCCGTACGAGGTCGAGCTCATCGTCGCCGAGGTGGGCCGGTCGGCCGAGGACGACCAGATCTACCGGCTGACCCCGGACGGCTCGGTGGTGGACGAGAAGAACTCGGTCGTGGTCGGCGGCAACGCGGACTCGATCGGGACCTACCTGAGCCAGCGGCACCGGGTGGGGATGAGCCTGGCCGAGGCGCTGAAGGTGGCCGTCGAGTCGCTGGCCCGGGACCCGAACGGCGGCACGCCGCGGACCCTCACGCCGGACCAGCTGGAGGTCGCGGTGCTGGACCGGGCGCGCCCGCAGCAGCGCAAGTTCAAGCGGATCCTGGGTGCGCAGCTGGGCCGGCTGCTGGACGGCGAGGAGGAGGCCGCGGAGGACTCCGACGGCGCCGAGGGCGCTGCGGGCGCTGCGGGCCCGGAGGAGACCGCCGGGGAGGCCTGA
- a CDS encoding helix-turn-helix transcriptional regulator, with protein MAIAKAERLMNLALCLMNTRRPLSKRELRESIEAYREAGAQGSEDAFNRMFERDKDDLRELGLVIDVDENTLDGEAGYLARRDRNRLPEIALDAEEAAALSLAAKVWQQARLSGAASGALQKLRAAGVPFTDPAGSAAGTALEPYIPVREAAFEPLLLAARDRRPVAFDYRKAGAAVGEPRSVEPWALECWRGHWYLAGWDRDRGASRVFRLSRIVGKVRSRQGAFTAPVPEHVDVRATVARFAGEGATATATVRLRRGAAYPLRAKALAERQLDADWDELEIPYGFGLDAELAEYGADVVVLGPQELRAELIERLRAVAGLVDEGVSA; from the coding sequence ATGGCGATCGCCAAGGCAGAGCGGCTGATGAATCTCGCCCTGTGCCTGATGAACACCAGACGACCGCTCTCCAAGCGGGAGCTGCGGGAGTCCATCGAGGCCTACCGGGAGGCCGGGGCGCAGGGCAGCGAGGACGCCTTCAACCGGATGTTCGAGCGGGACAAGGACGACCTGCGCGAACTCGGCCTGGTGATCGACGTGGACGAGAACACCCTGGACGGCGAGGCCGGCTACCTGGCCCGGCGGGACCGCAACCGGCTGCCGGAGATCGCGCTGGACGCCGAGGAGGCGGCCGCGCTGAGCCTGGCCGCCAAGGTCTGGCAGCAGGCCCGGCTGTCCGGCGCCGCCAGCGGCGCGCTGCAGAAGCTGCGGGCGGCCGGCGTGCCGTTCACCGACCCCGCCGGATCCGCCGCCGGCACCGCGCTGGAACCGTACATCCCGGTCCGCGAGGCGGCGTTCGAGCCGCTGCTGCTGGCCGCCCGGGACCGCCGGCCGGTGGCCTTCGACTACCGCAAGGCCGGCGCGGCGGTGGGCGAGCCGCGCTCGGTCGAGCCCTGGGCGCTGGAGTGCTGGCGCGGGCACTGGTACCTGGCGGGCTGGGACCGGGACCGCGGGGCCTCCCGGGTCTTCCGGCTGAGCCGGATCGTCGGCAAGGTCCGCTCCCGGCAGGGCGCCTTCACCGCGCCCGTGCCCGAGCACGTGGACGTGCGGGCCACCGTGGCCCGGTTCGCCGGCGAGGGGGCGACCGCCACCGCGACCGTGCGGCTGCGCCGCGGCGCGGCCTACCCGCTGCGGGCCAAGGCGCTGGCCGAGCGTCAGCTGGACGCGGACTGGGACGAGCTGGAGATCCCGTACGGCTTCGGGCTGGACGCCGAGCTGGCCGAGTACGGGGCGGACGTGGTGGTGCTGGGGCCGCAGGAGCTGCGGGCCGAGTTGATCGAGCGGCTGCGCGCGGTGGCCGGGCTCGTGGACGAGGGGGTTTCGGCGTGA
- a CDS encoding NAD(P)/FAD-dependent oxidoreductase, with amino-acid sequence MLTRPSHDVVVIGAGVIGAACAFYAARAGLSVAVIDRGPVAGGTTGAGEGNLLLSDKAPGPELELAQLSALLWSDLAEELGPCFEYEPKGGLVVASGPEGQQALREFAAGQRAAGVRAEEVSAERLHEFEPNLAPGLAGGFHYPEDSQVQPALAAAHLLRAAAGAGAELHLGERVTGIRLGADGAVRGVRTERRELAAGTVVNAAGTWGGEIARLAGVELPVLPRRGFVLVTEPLPRVVRHKVYAADYVADVASGSAALQSSGVVEGTPSGTVLIGATRERVGFDRTLSTAAVGRLARQAAALFPFLTDVRVLRAYRGFRPYLPDHLPAIGADPRVPGLVHACGHEGAGIGLAPATGLLIAEQLTGSRLIGSRLTGSRLTEAKPVDLAPFRPDRFVD; translated from the coding sequence GTGCTCACGAGACCTTCCCACGACGTCGTGGTGATCGGTGCCGGCGTGATCGGTGCCGCCTGCGCGTTCTACGCGGCCCGCGCCGGGCTCTCGGTGGCCGTGATCGACCGCGGACCGGTGGCCGGGGGGACCACCGGCGCGGGTGAGGGCAACCTGCTGCTCTCCGACAAGGCCCCCGGACCCGAACTGGAACTCGCCCAGCTGTCCGCCCTGCTCTGGAGCGACCTGGCCGAGGAACTCGGCCCGTGCTTCGAGTACGAGCCCAAGGGCGGCCTGGTGGTCGCCTCCGGACCCGAGGGACAGCAGGCGCTGCGCGAGTTCGCCGCCGGCCAGCGGGCCGCCGGCGTGCGAGCCGAGGAGGTGTCCGCCGAACGTCTGCACGAGTTCGAGCCGAACCTCGCCCCCGGCCTGGCCGGCGGGTTCCACTACCCCGAGGACTCCCAGGTGCAGCCGGCGCTGGCCGCCGCTCACCTGCTGCGCGCTGCGGCAGGCGCCGGCGCCGAGCTGCACCTGGGCGAGCGGGTGACCGGGATCCGGCTCGGTGCGGACGGCGCCGTCCGCGGCGTGCGCACCGAGCGGCGCGAACTGGCCGCGGGCACCGTGGTCAACGCGGCCGGCACCTGGGGCGGCGAGATCGCCCGGCTGGCCGGGGTGGAACTGCCGGTGCTGCCCCGGCGCGGCTTCGTGCTGGTCACCGAACCGCTGCCGCGAGTCGTCCGGCACAAGGTCTACGCCGCCGACTACGTGGCCGACGTGGCCAGCGGGTCCGCCGCGCTGCAGAGCTCCGGGGTGGTCGAGGGCACGCCGTCCGGCACCGTGCTGATCGGTGCGACCCGGGAGCGGGTGGGCTTCGACCGCACCCTCTCCACGGCCGCCGTCGGCCGGCTGGCCCGGCAGGCGGCCGCGCTCTTCCCGTTCCTGACGGACGTGCGGGTGCTGCGCGCCTACCGGGGGTTCCGGCCCTACCTGCCGGACCACCTGCCGGCGATCGGCGCCGACCCCCGGGTGCCCGGACTGGTGCACGCCTGCGGGCACGAGGGCGCGGGCATCGGCCTGGCGCCCGCCACCGGACTGCTGATCGCCGAACAGCTGACGGGTAGTCGGTTGATCGGCAGTCGGTTGACCGGCAGTCGGCTGACCGAGGCGAAGCCCGTGGACCTGGCGCCGTTCCGGCCCGACCGGTTCGTTGACTGA
- the prcB gene encoding proteasome subunit beta → MEANTRGTGRLPAAFLTPGSSSFIDFLAEQSPDLLPGRRALPAGLTVEAPHGTTIVAAVFAGGVVLAGDRRATMGNVIAQRDIEKVFPADEYSAVGIAGTAGLAVEMVRLFQLELEHYEKIEGTTLSLEGKANRLTTMIRGNLGMAMQGLAVVPMFAGYDLDLGRGRIFTYDVTGGRSEERSFAATGSGSVFARGSMKKLYRPDLTADQAATLVVQALYDAADDDSATGGPDLARRIFPIVGLITEEGFHRLSEEEVTRIAVSVTDGRRNQPDGPQAPLL, encoded by the coding sequence GTGGAAGCCAACACTCGTGGCACCGGGCGTCTACCGGCGGCCTTCCTCACCCCCGGATCCTCGTCGTTCATCGACTTCCTGGCCGAGCAGTCGCCCGATCTGCTCCCGGGGCGCCGTGCGCTTCCGGCTGGGCTGACCGTCGAGGCGCCGCACGGCACCACCATCGTGGCCGCGGTCTTCGCGGGCGGAGTGGTGCTCGCCGGTGACCGGCGGGCCACCATGGGCAACGTGATCGCCCAGCGCGACATCGAGAAGGTGTTCCCGGCCGACGAGTACAGCGCGGTCGGCATCGCCGGCACCGCCGGCCTCGCGGTCGAGATGGTCCGGCTGTTCCAGCTGGAGCTGGAGCACTACGAGAAGATCGAGGGCACCACCCTCTCGCTGGAGGGCAAGGCCAACCGGCTGACCACCATGATCCGCGGCAACCTCGGCATGGCGATGCAGGGGCTGGCGGTGGTGCCGATGTTCGCCGGCTACGACCTGGACCTCGGCCGCGGCCGGATCTTCACCTACGACGTCACCGGCGGCCGCTCCGAGGAGCGCAGCTTCGCGGCCACCGGCTCCGGCTCGGTCTTCGCCCGCGGCTCGATGAAGAAGCTCTACCGCCCGGACCTGACGGCCGATCAGGCCGCCACCCTGGTGGTGCAGGCGCTCTACGACGCCGCCGACGACGACTCGGCGACCGGTGGCCCGGACCTGGCGCGCAGGATCTTCCCGATCGTCGGGCTGATCACCGAGGAGGGCTTCCACCGGCTCTCCGAGGAGGAGGTCACCCGGATCGCGGTCTCGGTCACCGACGGCCGGCGCAACCAGCCCGACGGCCCGCAGGCCCCCCTCCTCTAA
- a CDS encoding twin-arginine translocase TatA/TatE family subunit: protein MGRILAFLIVVVMAAVFFGGKRLPDLAKALGRSMRILKSETAALREEYEREANPAEPVPVEPARVVKSAPGAATEPPADRARR from the coding sequence ATGGGCAGGATCCTGGCGTTCCTGATCGTCGTCGTGATGGCGGCCGTCTTCTTCGGCGGCAAGCGGCTGCCCGATCTGGCCAAGGCGCTGGGGCGGTCGATGCGGATCCTGAAGAGCGAGACCGCCGCGCTGCGCGAGGAGTACGAGCGGGAGGCCAACCCGGCCGAGCCGGTCCCGGTCGAGCCGGCCCGGGTGGTCAAGTCCGCCCCCGGCGCCGCCACCGAACCACCCGCCGACCGCGCGCGCCGCTAG
- the pafA gene encoding Pup--protein ligase has translation MDRRIFGLENEYGVTCTFRGQRRLSPDEVARYLFRRVVSWGRSSNVFLRNGARLYLDVGSHPEYATPECDDVTELVTHDKAGERILEGLLVDAERRLHEEGIAGDVYLFKNNTDSAGNSYGCHENYLVARHGEFSRLADVLIPFLVTRQLICGAGKVLQTPRGAVFCVSQRAEHIWEGVSSATTRSRPIINTRDEPHADAERYRRLHVIVGDSNMSETTTLLKVGATDLVLRLIEAGVVMRDLTLENPIRAIREVSHDLTGRHQVRLANGREASALEIQEEYYEKALEFAERKGLNEGTVGRVLELWGRTLEAVRTEDLAKAGTEIDWIMKYQLIERYREKHQMSMSNPRIAQIDLAYHDIHRRRGLFYLLQNKGQAKRVTTDLKVFEAKSVPPQTTRARLRGDFIRRAQEQRRDFTVDWVHLKLNDQAQRTVLCKDPFRSVDERVEKLIAGM, from the coding sequence ATGGACCGCCGAATTTTCGGGCTGGAGAACGAGTACGGCGTCACGTGTACGTTCCGGGGACAACGGCGTCTGTCTCCGGACGAGGTGGCCAGGTACCTCTTCCGCCGCGTAGTTTCCTGGGGCCGCAGCAGCAATGTGTTCCTGCGCAATGGTGCACGGCTCTATCTGGACGTCGGTTCGCACCCCGAGTACGCGACTCCGGAGTGCGATGACGTCACCGAGCTGGTGACCCACGACAAGGCCGGGGAGCGCATCCTCGAAGGCCTGCTGGTCGACGCCGAGCGGCGACTGCACGAGGAGGGCATCGCCGGCGACGTCTACCTCTTCAAGAACAACACCGACTCGGCCGGCAACTCCTACGGCTGCCACGAGAACTACCTGGTGGCCCGGCACGGGGAGTTCTCCCGGCTGGCGGACGTGCTGATCCCGTTCCTGGTGACCCGTCAGCTGATCTGCGGGGCGGGCAAGGTGCTGCAGACGCCGCGGGGTGCGGTGTTCTGCGTCAGCCAGCGGGCCGAGCACATCTGGGAGGGCGTCAGTTCGGCGACCACCCGGTCGCGTCCGATCATCAACACCAGGGACGAGCCGCACGCGGACGCCGAGCGGTACCGCCGGCTGCACGTGATCGTCGGCGACTCCAACATGTCGGAGACCACCACGCTGCTCAAGGTCGGCGCGACCGACCTGGTGCTGCGGCTGATCGAGGCCGGCGTGGTGATGCGGGACCTGACGCTGGAGAACCCGATCCGGGCGATCCGCGAGGTCAGCCACGACCTGACCGGCCGTCACCAGGTGCGCCTGGCCAACGGACGGGAGGCCAGCGCGCTGGAGATCCAGGAGGAGTACTACGAGAAGGCGCTGGAGTTCGCCGAGCGCAAGGGCCTGAACGAGGGCACGGTGGGCAGGGTGCTGGAGCTCTGGGGCCGGACCCTGGAGGCGGTGCGCACCGAGGACCTGGCCAAGGCCGGGACCGAGATCGACTGGATCATGAAGTACCAGCTGATCGAGCGGTACCGGGAGAAGCACCAGATGAGCATGTCGAACCCGCGGATCGCGCAGATCGACCTCGCGTACCACGACATCCACCGCCGCCGCGGGCTCTTCTACCTGCTGCAGAACAAGGGCCAGGCGAAGCGGGTGACCACGGACCTGAAGGTGTTCGAGGCCAAGTCGGTGCCGCCGCAGACCACCCGGGCGCGGCTGCGCGGCGACTTCATCCGCCGGGCGCAGGAGCAGCGCCGCGACTTCACGGTGGACTGGGTGCACCTGAAGCTGAACGACCAGGCGCAGCGCACGGTGCTCTGCAAGGACCCGTTCCGTTCGGTGGACGAGCGGGTGGAGAAGCTCATCGCCGGCATGTGA
- a CDS encoding FKBP-type peptidyl-prolyl cis-trans isomerase, whose product MRRRAGLLVLLPMLALLAACSSSSSVKSGPSPAPTSSAPSVPAAVSSASPMPTVSGSVGSKAVITLPSGKPTGQFVVSTVVEGDGATVGRGDWVTVNYTAKDWTTGKDVPSSYDAGAKPQLYQAGLGQLVPAFDQSVVGKKVGSRLLVVAPPSVAFGTNTTQQLGVGKDDTVVFVLDVMESVPQDSVLTGPMTQPAAGQPQVKDNGKAAPTITVAPNTPAPTDLQTNVLIKGDGKPVQAGQSLVLQYTGVLWSNGQQFDSSWTHGGAQVLQIGTGAVIPGWDKGLVGQPVGSRVELVIPPSLGYGTTAQNGIPANSTLVFVIDILEAV is encoded by the coding sequence GTGCGCCGCAGAGCCGGATTGCTCGTACTCCTGCCGATGCTGGCGCTGCTGGCCGCGTGCAGCAGCAGCTCCTCCGTGAAGAGCGGCCCGTCGCCGGCGCCGACCAGTTCGGCGCCGTCGGTGCCGGCCGCGGTCTCCTCGGCGTCGCCGATGCCCACGGTGAGCGGTTCGGTGGGCAGCAAGGCGGTGATCACCCTGCCGTCGGGCAAGCCGACCGGGCAGTTCGTGGTGAGCACGGTGGTGGAGGGCGACGGCGCGACGGTGGGCCGGGGCGACTGGGTGACCGTCAACTACACGGCGAAGGACTGGACGACCGGCAAGGACGTGCCGAGCTCCTACGACGCCGGGGCGAAGCCGCAGCTGTACCAGGCGGGGCTCGGCCAGCTGGTGCCGGCCTTCGACCAGAGCGTGGTCGGCAAGAAGGTGGGCAGCCGGCTGCTGGTGGTGGCTCCGCCGTCGGTCGCGTTCGGGACCAACACCACGCAGCAGCTGGGCGTCGGCAAGGACGACACCGTGGTGTTCGTGCTGGACGTCATGGAGTCGGTGCCGCAGGACTCGGTGCTGACCGGGCCGATGACCCAGCCGGCCGCCGGGCAACCGCAGGTCAAGGACAACGGGAAGGCGGCGCCGACGATCACCGTCGCGCCGAACACCCCGGCGCCGACCGACCTGCAGACCAACGTGCTGATCAAGGGCGACGGCAAGCCGGTGCAGGCGGGCCAGTCGCTGGTACTGCAGTACACCGGGGTGCTGTGGAGCAACGGGCAGCAGTTCGACTCCTCGTGGACCCACGGCGGGGCGCAGGTGCTGCAGATCGGCACCGGTGCGGTGATCCCGGGCTGGGACAAGGGGCTGGTCGGCCAGCCGGTCGGCAGCCGGGTGGAACTGGTGATCCCGCCGTCGCTGGGCTACGGCACAACAGCACAGAACGGTATCCCCGCGAACTCCACCCTGGTCTTCGTGATCGACATCCTGGAAGCTGTGTAA
- the tatC gene encoding twin-arginine translocase subunit TatC — protein MSKSPKPPKTPDGRMSLGDHLRELRNRLVKSALAVVVCTIVAFFFKDQLLHFLMKPLPACLPNGDPKPGVKHCAQIAVIGVTQPFNLTLKVCVTAGLVAAVPIWLYQLWSFISPGLHQHERRYSLAFLGLGTPLFLGGVTCAYLLMPTTIEVLGSFTPIGANQILPVENYLNIAVRMLLVFGLAFEFPLLLVMLNMGGVLSGKRMLGWWRGMVMAITVFAAVATPSADPVSMLALASPIWVLYFIAVGFSLLNDRRRRRNNPDADLSDEEASHVDLSVDEVDGAEAVTAGGAEQASAAPVASVPPARNPYADADDDVT, from the coding sequence TTGAGCAAGTCTCCCAAGCCGCCGAAGACGCCCGACGGACGGATGTCGCTCGGCGATCACCTGCGCGAACTGCGGAACCGGCTGGTCAAGTCGGCACTGGCGGTGGTGGTCTGCACCATCGTGGCGTTCTTCTTCAAGGACCAGCTGCTGCACTTCCTGATGAAACCGCTGCCCGCCTGCCTGCCGAACGGCGACCCCAAGCCGGGCGTCAAGCACTGCGCGCAGATCGCGGTGATCGGCGTCACCCAGCCGTTCAACCTGACCCTGAAGGTCTGTGTGACGGCGGGTCTGGTGGCGGCCGTGCCGATCTGGCTCTACCAGCTGTGGTCGTTCATCTCGCCGGGCCTGCACCAGCACGAGCGCCGCTACTCGCTGGCCTTCCTGGGGCTGGGCACCCCGCTCTTCCTCGGCGGCGTCACCTGCGCCTACCTGCTGATGCCGACCACCATCGAGGTGCTGGGCTCGTTCACCCCGATCGGGGCGAACCAGATCCTGCCGGTGGAGAACTACCTCAACATCGCGGTTCGGATGCTGCTGGTCTTCGGCCTGGCCTTCGAGTTCCCGCTGCTGCTGGTCATGCTGAACATGGGCGGAGTGCTCTCCGGCAAGCGGATGCTGGGCTGGTGGCGCGGCATGGTGATGGCGATCACCGTCTTCGCCGCGGTCGCCACGCCGAGCGCCGACCCGGTCAGCATGCTGGCGCTGGCCTCGCCGATCTGGGTGCTGTACTTCATCGCGGTGGGCTTCTCGCTGCTGAACGACCGGCGCCGGCGGCGCAACAACCCGGACGCCGACCTCTCCGACGAGGAGGCCTCGCACGTGGACCTGTCGGTCGACGAGGTGGACGGCGCGGAGGCGGTGACCGCCGGGGGAGCGGAGCAGGCGTCGGCCGCCCCGGTGGCCTCGGTGCCGCCCGCCCGCAACCCGTACGCGGATGCCGATGACGACGTGACCTGA
- a CDS encoding helix-turn-helix transcriptional regulator, with amino-acid sequence MLSLVTYLRERPGAEVAEVARAFGITERELIADLNVLPMCGTSFRGGDLLDIDTDGERIWWHNVDDVAQPLRLAADEATALLVAARAVASLPGLRERDRQALTRAVAKIENAAGESAEGSARVGVTFEAEGRVFADIDRALSEGRRIWLRYYSHGRGGMTEREVDPIRLLTEGHTYLDGWCRTSEDRRLFRLDRVAEVRVLDEPADPPRLEPRDLSQGLVNPGADDPEVVVEVGPGGRWVAEYYTHDLAEELPDGGLRITLRSSDPSSLRTLALRLGADGRIVAPEPPAEQARAAALAALAGYGVAQ; translated from the coding sequence ATGCTCTCGCTGGTCACCTACCTGCGTGAGCGCCCCGGGGCCGAGGTGGCCGAGGTGGCCCGGGCCTTCGGGATCACCGAGCGCGAGCTGATCGCGGACCTGAACGTGCTGCCGATGTGCGGCACCAGCTTCCGCGGCGGCGACCTGCTCGACATCGACACCGACGGCGAGCGGATCTGGTGGCACAACGTGGACGACGTGGCGCAGCCGCTGCGCCTCGCCGCCGACGAGGCCACCGCGCTGCTGGTGGCCGCCCGCGCGGTGGCCTCGCTGCCCGGACTGCGCGAGCGCGACCGGCAGGCGCTCACCCGGGCCGTCGCCAAGATCGAGAACGCGGCCGGGGAGTCGGCCGAGGGCAGCGCCCGGGTCGGGGTGACCTTCGAGGCCGAGGGCCGGGTCTTCGCCGACATCGACCGGGCGCTCAGCGAGGGCCGGCGGATCTGGCTGCGCTACTACTCGCACGGGCGCGGCGGCATGACCGAGCGCGAGGTCGACCCGATCCGGCTGCTGACCGAGGGTCACACCTACCTCGACGGCTGGTGCCGCACCTCGGAGGACCGGCGGCTGTTCCGGCTGGACCGGGTGGCCGAGGTGCGGGTGCTGGACGAGCCGGCCGACCCGCCGCGGCTGGAGCCGCGCGACCTCTCCCAGGGGCTGGTGAACCCGGGCGCCGACGACCCCGAGGTGGTCGTCGAGGTGGGTCCGGGCGGGCGCTGGGTGGCCGAGTACTACACCCACGACCTGGCCGAGGAACTGCCGGACGGCGGACTGCGGATCACCCTGCGCAGCTCGGACCCGTCCAGCCTGCGCACGCTGGCGCTGCGGCTCGGCGCGGACGGGCGGATCGTCGCGCCCGAGCCGCCGGCCGAGCAGGCCCGGGCGGCGGCGCTGGCGGCGCTCGCGGGCTACGGGGTCGCCCAGTGA
- a CDS encoding FKBP-type peptidyl-prolyl cis-trans isomerase produces the protein MAENPSGPTEADSPSGALADPVVSGPTGSAASDRESIVIPPAMIARQAGWSNPEEPEAPVPATGKPDEPQVFASTVRKQQESEADYENVGSGGRLGVVLGVVLAVLLVGSGIGLYVVNNNNDSKSASASDTPSAAPSTPTQQPVPPIKADAKVLPTVSGDFGKKADITLPAGKSDGSFVVKPVSEGDGTKADKGNWVSADFTLKDWTTGKDLQGSYDQGKSQLFQAGMGSLIPAVDSAVVGHKAGSRLLVVAPPAAAFGDQGNQQLGIGPKDDLVLVVDIQRVNTPDSRVAGDVTPPPSDFAAVKVNGDGKADTITPPAGAADPTDLKTAVLIQGKGPKVESGEMAVVQYTGVTLKDGKEFDSSLDKKTAFPFVTGGGNVIQGWDKGVVGQNVGSRIELEIPAALAYGATPPQGSNIPANASLVFVIDILDAGVGSPPQQ, from the coding sequence ATGGCTGAGAATCCGTCGGGCCCGACCGAGGCCGACAGTCCGAGCGGCGCGCTCGCCGACCCGGTGGTCTCCGGCCCCACTGGTTCGGCCGCGAGCGACCGGGAGTCGATCGTCATCCCGCCGGCCATGATCGCCCGCCAGGCCGGGTGGTCGAACCCGGAGGAGCCGGAGGCGCCCGTCCCGGCCACCGGCAAGCCGGACGAGCCGCAGGTCTTCGCCTCCACGGTGCGCAAGCAGCAGGAGTCCGAGGCCGACTACGAGAACGTCGGCAGCGGCGGCCGCCTGGGCGTGGTGCTCGGCGTGGTGCTGGCGGTGCTGCTGGTCGGCAGCGGCATCGGGCTGTACGTGGTGAACAACAACAACGACAGCAAGAGCGCCTCCGCCTCGGACACCCCGAGCGCCGCCCCGAGCACGCCGACCCAGCAGCCGGTGCCGCCGATCAAGGCGGACGCCAAGGTGCTGCCGACGGTCTCCGGCGACTTCGGCAAGAAGGCGGACATCACGCTGCCGGCCGGCAAGTCGGACGGCAGCTTCGTGGTGAAGCCGGTCTCCGAGGGCGACGGCACCAAGGCCGACAAGGGCAACTGGGTCTCGGCCGACTTCACGCTGAAGGACTGGACCACCGGCAAGGACCTGCAGGGCTCCTACGACCAGGGCAAGTCGCAGCTGTTCCAGGCCGGCATGGGCTCGCTGATCCCGGCCGTGGACTCCGCGGTGGTCGGCCACAAGGCGGGCAGCCGGCTGCTCGTGGTGGCCCCGCCGGCCGCGGCCTTCGGTGACCAGGGCAACCAGCAGCTGGGCATCGGCCCGAAGGACGACCTGGTGCTGGTGGTGGACATCCAGCGGGTGAACACCCCTGACTCCCGGGTGGCCGGCGACGTGACCCCGCCGCCCTCCGACTTCGCGGCCGTGAAGGTGAACGGCGACGGCAAGGCCGACACCATCACCCCGCCGGCCGGCGCCGCCGACCCGACCGACCTGAAGACCGCGGTGCTGATCCAGGGCAAGGGCCCGAAGGTGGAGAGCGGCGAGATGGCGGTGGTGCAGTACACCGGCGTCACGCTGAAGGACGGCAAGGAGTTCGACTCCTCGCTGGACAAGAAGACCGCCTTCCCGTTCGTGACCGGTGGCGGCAACGTCATCCAGGGCTGGGACAAGGGCGTGGTCGGCCAGAACGTCGGCAGTCGGATCGAGTTGGAGATCCCGGCCGCCCTGGCCTACGGCGCCACCCCGCCGCAGGGCAGCAACATCCCGGCGAACGCCTCGCTGGTCTTCGTGATCGACATCCTGGACGCCGGGGTCGGCTCGCCGCCGCAGCAGTGA
- a CDS encoding FKBP-type peptidyl-prolyl cis-trans isomerase, with translation MSQKTKPEIDFPGGDAPAELQIRDIEVGTGEEAKAGQVVEVHYAGVTFETGEEFDASWNRGSTFKFPLGAGRVIKGWDEGVVGMKVGGRRELIIPAHKAYGNQSPSPLIPAGSTLIFVVDLISV, from the coding sequence GTGAGCCAGAAGACCAAGCCGGAGATCGACTTCCCGGGCGGCGACGCGCCGGCCGAGCTCCAGATCCGCGACATCGAGGTCGGGACCGGCGAGGAGGCCAAGGCCGGCCAGGTCGTCGAGGTCCACTATGCCGGTGTCACCTTCGAGACCGGCGAGGAGTTCGACGCGAGCTGGAACCGCGGCTCGACCTTCAAGTTCCCGCTGGGCGCCGGCCGCGTCATCAAGGGCTGGGACGAGGGTGTCGTCGGCATGAAGGTCGGCGGTCGGCGCGAGCTGATCATCCCGGCCCACAAGGCCTACGGCAACCAGTCGCCGAGCCCGCTGATCCCGGCCGGTTCGACCCTGATCTTCGTGGTCGACCTGATCTCGGTCTGA
- a CDS encoding zinc ribbon domain-containing protein, whose product MTDRADSQDEEEAEPGTRFKVYCSQCREKVEVPAGDFRLALGATKERTFYSFTCPACGASVRKPAGEKIVEALTGAGVSTMRLVPIEG is encoded by the coding sequence GTGACCGACCGGGCGGACTCCCAGGACGAGGAGGAGGCCGAACCGGGCACCCGGTTCAAGGTCTACTGCTCGCAGTGCCGGGAGAAGGTGGAGGTGCCGGCGGGCGACTTCCGGCTCGCGCTGGGCGCGACCAAGGAGCGCACCTTCTACAGCTTCACCTGCCCGGCCTGCGGCGCCTCGGTGCGCAAGCCGGCGGGGGAGAAGATCGTCGAGGCGCTGACCGGCGCCGGGGTGTCCACCATGCGGCTCGTGCCGATCGAGGGGTGA